One part of the Neisseria zalophi genome encodes these proteins:
- the xth gene encoding exodeoxyribonuclease III: protein MKIATWNVNSLNVRLPQVQDWLQQHSPDILVLQELKLDQDKYPAAVFQMGGWQTVWSGQKTYNGVAIISKEQPQDVIVGLPALPDDPQRRVITATIGGVRVINVYCVNGESPDSPKFQYKKQWFEALTEFVRDQMAQHEKLILLGDFNIAPTDLDCYDPEKWHEKIHCTSIERSWFQKLLDLGLTDSQRHRYPEEVMYTWWDYRGAMFQRKQGLRIDHLLVTPALRDSLQDVQVDLEARAQERPSDHAPVWAEFAL from the coding sequence ATGAAAATTGCCACTTGGAATGTTAATTCCCTCAATGTCCGCCTGCCGCAAGTGCAAGACTGGCTGCAACAACACAGCCCCGATATTCTTGTTTTGCAAGAATTAAAACTCGATCAAGACAAATACCCCGCCGCCGTTTTTCAAATGGGCGGCTGGCAAACCGTTTGGAGCGGGCAAAAAACCTATAACGGCGTGGCCATTATCAGCAAAGAGCAGCCGCAAGATGTGATTGTCGGCCTGCCCGCCCTACCCGACGACCCGCAACGGCGCGTGATTACCGCCACCATCGGCGGCGTACGCGTGATTAATGTCTATTGTGTGAACGGCGAATCGCCCGACAGCCCGAAATTCCAATATAAAAAACAATGGTTCGAAGCACTCACAGAATTTGTGCGCGACCAAATGGCACAGCATGAAAAATTAATCTTACTCGGCGATTTCAATATCGCCCCGACCGATTTGGATTGCTACGACCCTGAAAAATGGCATGAAAAAATCCACTGCACCAGCATCGAACGTTCATGGTTCCAAAAACTGCTGGATTTAGGCTTAACCGACAGCCAGCGCCACCGCTATCCCGAAGAGGTGATGTATACATGGTGGGATTATCGGGGCGCTATGTTCCAACGCAAACAGGGGCTGCGTATCGATCATTTATTGGTCACCCCTGCCCTGCGCGACAGCCTGCAAGACGTACAGGTCGATTTAGAAGCCCGTGCCCAAGAACGCCCCAGCGACCATGCGCCGGTTTGGGCGGAGTTTGCACTTTAA
- the lspA gene encoding signal peptidase II gives MTTQKPSKIRYWLLAAVAIVLDQITKLAVLKNFQFAERLNIIPDFFDLTLVYNTGAAFSFLADAGGWQKYFFLALAVVISLYLARAIIKDDFGSWGKIGAAMVIGGAFGNVIDRLFYGHVVDFLLFYWKDWYYPAFNIADSFICVGAVLLVLDGFKHKKNDTQTQEAV, from the coding sequence ATGACCACTCAGAAACCTTCTAAAATCCGATACTGGCTGTTGGCCGCTGTTGCCATTGTGCTCGACCAAATCACCAAACTGGCCGTATTGAAAAATTTTCAATTCGCCGAACGCCTTAATATTATCCCCGATTTTTTTGACCTGACTTTGGTTTACAACACCGGTGCCGCATTCAGCTTTTTGGCCGATGCCGGCGGCTGGCAAAAATATTTTTTTCTGGCCTTAGCTGTTGTTATCAGCCTTTATTTGGCACGGGCCATTATTAAAGATGACTTTGGCTCTTGGGGAAAAATCGGAGCTGCTATGGTTATCGGCGGCGCTTTCGGCAATGTTATCGACCGTTTGTTTTACGGCCATGTAGTTGATTTTTTATTGTTTTATTGGAAAGACTGGTATTATCCGGCTTTCAATATTGCCGATAGCTTTATTTGCGTCGGTGCCGTTCTATTGGTTTTAGACGGCTTTAAACATAAGAAAAACGATACACAAACTCAAGAGGCCGTCTGA
- a CDS encoding MBL fold metallo-hydrolase — translation MLFSLLMQGRLLKILSGLAVIPTTAQAAQCMNAGLDVVVLGSGGPELTDKRASTGYLLRENGKARFIIDFGAGSSLNFERAKGEIKDLNALLFTHFHVDHSNDLPALVKASFFSDRNRDLPIYGPTGNHVIPTTPVFIERHFSEKGVYPYLSDFLSGEAAFSLKPMAVNADKSKPRLFQTKLNGFTLKAIPIEHGLMPSIGWRIEKDGCAVTFSGDTSNIGKTLDILAKDTDIFIAHNAVPESSTDKVAVKLHMKPSEIGRIARNTNSRSVVLSHFMRRTVNVKQDTAKAVRKQYQGKLAFAEDCDIFSLKSGLKVGSCKQ, via the coding sequence ATGCTTTTTTCGTTATTAATGCAAGGTCGTTTATTGAAAATATTATCTGGGCTGGCTGTAATTCCCACAACAGCTCAAGCGGCACAATGTATGAATGCAGGGTTAGATGTTGTTGTACTTGGTTCAGGGGGGCCAGAATTGACTGATAAAAGAGCTTCTACCGGCTATTTGCTGAGGGAGAATGGTAAGGCTCGTTTTATAATTGATTTTGGTGCTGGGTCGTCGTTGAATTTTGAGCGGGCAAAAGGTGAAATTAAAGATTTGAATGCTTTATTATTTACCCATTTCCATGTTGACCATTCAAATGATTTGCCTGCTTTGGTTAAAGCCTCTTTTTTCTCAGACCGTAACCGAGATTTACCGATTTACGGGCCGACGGGAAATCATGTTATTCCTACTACTCCTGTATTTATTGAGCGGCATTTTAGTGAAAAAGGTGTTTACCCTTATCTATCGGACTTTCTCAGTGGAGAAGCGGCATTTTCATTAAAACCAATGGCTGTAAATGCTGATAAAAGTAAGCCTAGATTATTTCAAACCAAACTGAACGGCTTTACTTTGAAAGCTATTCCGATTGAACATGGATTAATGCCGTCTATTGGTTGGCGGATTGAAAAAGACGGTTGTGCTGTAACATTTTCCGGTGATACCAGCAATATAGGGAAAACATTGGATATTTTGGCTAAAGATACGGATATTTTTATTGCTCATAATGCCGTTCCTGAGAGCAGCACGGATAAAGTAGCCGTGAAATTACATATGAAGCCATCTGAGATCGGCCGGATTGCAAGAAATACAAACAGCCGTAGTGTGGTTTTATCTCATTTTATGCGTCGTACGGTCAATGTTAAACAGGATACTGCCAAGGCGGTTCGCAAACAATATCAGGGTAAGCTGGCTTTTGCCGAGGATTGTGATATTTTTTCATTGAAAAGTGGATTAAAAGTGGGTAGTTGTAAGCAATAA
- the zapD gene encoding cell division protein ZapD, whose protein sequence is MIRFEHPLSERVRSFLRIEHLFNRFHSESERKDNSPWPHHLALFSLFEIMECAGRAELKLDILQELERQKQLLSDSRFQNESPVITKERLQEVAENLQGVQQKFGQHLRENDWLMAIKQRMMVPGGTSPFDLSSYYFWQQLPCEHRLQDLQRWIATLLPTREAIRVLLDILRANTRAVDCVAQKGNYQRNSLAQNIHMLTIEVDIEHKALPEVSANKYITHIRFLEASQEYARGKQLTHDVPFQLIMCSFDPILE, encoded by the coding sequence ATGATTCGTTTCGAGCATCCGCTTTCCGAGCGGGTACGCAGCTTTCTGCGGATAGAGCATTTGTTTAACCGCTTCCATTCCGAAAGTGAGCGGAAAGACAATAGCCCATGGCCGCACCATCTGGCTTTGTTTTCCCTGTTTGAAATTATGGAATGCGCTGGGCGGGCGGAATTAAAACTGGATATTTTGCAAGAGTTGGAACGACAGAAACAACTTTTATCCGATAGCCGTTTTCAAAACGAATCACCGGTGATTACAAAAGAGCGGCTACAGGAAGTAGCAGAAAATTTGCAAGGTGTACAGCAGAAATTTGGGCAGCATTTGCGTGAAAATGACTGGCTGATGGCGATTAAGCAGCGGATGATGGTGCCGGGTGGAACCAGCCCGTTTGATTTGTCTTCTTATTATTTCTGGCAGCAGTTGCCATGCGAGCACCGTTTACAGGATTTGCAACGGTGGATTGCCACCTTATTGCCGACCCGTGAAGCGATTCGTGTATTACTGGATATTTTAAGAGCGAATACGCGTGCAGTGGATTGCGTGGCACAAAAGGGTAATTATCAAAGAAATAGCTTGGCACAGAATATCCACATGCTGACGATTGAAGTGGACATTGAACACAAGGCATTGCCGGAAGTTTCGGCCAATAAATACATTACTCACATCCGTTTCTTAGAAGCTTCTCAGGAATATGCGCGCGGTAAACAACTAACACATGATGTGCCGTTTCAACTTATTATGTGTAGTTTTGATCCGATTTTAGAGTAA
- the ispH gene encoding 4-hydroxy-3-methylbut-2-enyl diphosphate reductase — MMKKTIILANPRGFCAGVDRAISIVERALEEFGAPIYVRHEVVHNKFVVDNLREKGAIFIEDLADVPEGATLIYSAHGVSKAVQDEAAERGFQVFDATCPLVTKVHKEVSRLDAQGYQIIMIGHAGHPEVEGTMGQLPKDSMLLVETVDDVARLNVRNADKLAHVSQTTLSVDETRDIIEALQARFPNIRSPHKEDICYATTNRQEAVKELAAECDIVIVVGSPNSSNSNRLREVAALRGVDAYMVDNAGYLQREWFENKSRVGVTAGASAPEVLVQEVIETIQSWGHDTVREGEGVEESIVFVLPKALRKE, encoded by the coding sequence ATGATGAAAAAAACCATTATTTTAGCCAACCCGCGCGGCTTTTGTGCCGGCGTGGATCGCGCCATCAGTATTGTGGAACGTGCGCTGGAAGAATTCGGCGCACCGATTTATGTACGCCACGAAGTGGTGCACAATAAATTCGTTGTCGACAACCTGCGTGAAAAAGGCGCTATTTTTATCGAAGATTTAGCCGACGTGCCGGAAGGGGCGACGCTGATTTATTCGGCACACGGCGTTTCCAAAGCCGTTCAAGATGAAGCGGCCGAACGCGGTTTTCAGGTATTCGATGCAACCTGTCCGCTGGTTACGAAAGTACACAAAGAAGTTTCCCGCTTAGATGCACAAGGTTATCAGATTATTATGATCGGCCATGCGGGACACCCCGAAGTAGAAGGCACGATGGGGCAATTGCCGAAAGATTCTATGCTGCTGGTAGAAACTGTAGATGATGTTGCCCGGTTAAACGTACGCAATGCCGACAAGCTCGCCCATGTCAGCCAAACCACCTTATCGGTAGACGAAACACGCGATATTATCGAAGCTTTGCAAGCACGCTTTCCGAATATCCGCAGCCCGCATAAAGAAGATATCTGCTATGCCACCACCAACCGTCAGGAAGCGGTCAAAGAATTGGCCGCTGAATGCGATATTGTGATTGTAGTCGGCTCGCCCAATTCCTCCAACAGCAACCGTTTGCGCGAAGTGGCAGCTTTACGCGGTGTTGATGCTTATATGGTCGACAATGCCGGCTATCTGCAACGCGAATGGTTTGAAAACAAAAGCCGTGTCGGCGTGACCGCCGGTGCGTCGGCACCGGAAGTTTTGGTACAGGAAGTGATTGAAACCATTCAAAGCTGGGGACACGATACCGTACGCGAAGGCGAAGGCGTAGAAGAAAGCATTGTGTTTGTATTACCCAAGGCATTGCGTAAAGAATAA
- a CDS encoding nucleobase:cation symporter-2 family protein, protein MAAVPNSKNHDMDLVYRLEDKPPFANALLSAITHLLAIFVPMITPALIVGGALKLPPEMTAYLVSMAMVASGIGTFLQVNRFGPVGSGLLSIQSVNFSFVGVMISLGLGMQEQGLDEHAMVSALLGVAFVGAFLVAGSAWLLPYLKKVITPTVSGVVVMMIGLSLIGVAITEFGGGFAAMGNNTFGSWQNIALAAFVLAVVLFFNSLKNPLLRMSGIAVGMIAGYVVALFLGMVDFSVLNDLPLITVPVPFKYGFDFQWTAFLVAGLVYLLSIFEAVGDLTATAMVSGEDYEGEEFRKRLRGGVLADGLVSVIATALGSLPLTTFAQNNGVIQMTGVASRHVGKYIAVILVLLGLFPVVGRAFTTIPSPVIGGAMVLMFGLIAIAGVRIIMTNGINRREAVIAATSIGLGLGVSFKPEVFALLPLKELFQNPICMGGVAALLMNLIMPRDHGEKVYLTDDSDI, encoded by the coding sequence ATGGCTGCTGTGCCGAATTCGAAAAACCACGATATGGATTTGGTTTACCGGTTAGAAGACAAACCACCGTTTGCGAATGCACTTCTTAGCGCCATCACGCATTTATTGGCGATTTTTGTGCCGATGATTACACCGGCGTTGATTGTCGGCGGGGCGTTGAAATTACCGCCTGAGATGACGGCATATCTGGTGTCGATGGCGATGGTGGCTTCGGGTATCGGCACCTTTCTTCAGGTGAACCGCTTCGGACCGGTCGGGTCAGGGTTGTTGTCGATTCAATCGGTGAACTTCTCTTTTGTCGGTGTGATGATTTCTTTGGGTTTGGGTATGCAGGAGCAGGGGCTGGACGAACATGCCATGGTGTCGGCACTATTGGGCGTGGCTTTTGTTGGCGCTTTTTTGGTAGCCGGTTCGGCATGGTTGCTGCCTTATCTGAAAAAAGTGATTACACCGACGGTGAGCGGTGTGGTAGTGATGATGATCGGTTTGAGCCTGATTGGCGTGGCGATTACTGAATTCGGCGGCGGTTTTGCCGCGATGGGTAATAACACATTCGGCTCTTGGCAAAATATTGCATTGGCGGCATTTGTGTTGGCGGTGGTGCTGTTTTTCAACAGTCTGAAAAACCCGTTATTACGCATGAGCGGCATTGCGGTGGGCATGATTGCCGGCTATGTGGTGGCTTTATTTTTGGGTATGGTGGATTTTTCCGTATTAAACGATTTGCCGCTGATTACCGTGCCGGTGCCGTTTAAGTATGGTTTTGATTTTCAATGGACCGCATTTCTGGTGGCAGGCTTGGTGTATCTGTTGAGTATTTTTGAGGCAGTCGGCGACTTAACGGCAACGGCAATGGTATCCGGTGAGGATTATGAGGGGGAAGAATTTCGGAAACGTCTGCGTGGTGGCGTGTTGGCCGACGGCTTGGTTTCCGTGATTGCGACGGCACTCGGTTCGCTTCCATTGACAACGTTTGCCCAAAATAACGGCGTGATTCAGATGACGGGTGTGGCTTCGCGTCATGTCGGCAAATATATTGCGGTGATTTTGGTATTGCTGGGTTTGTTTCCTGTGGTTGGTCGTGCTTTTACAACGATTCCGAGCCCTGTGATTGGCGGTGCGATGGTATTGATGTTCGGCCTGATTGCCATTGCCGGCGTACGGATTATTATGACCAACGGTATTAACCGCAGGGAAGCGGTGATTGCGGCTACTTCTATCGGATTGGGTTTGGGGGTGAGCTTCAAGCCGGAAGTGTTTGCCCTGCTGCCGTTGAAAGAGCTTTTCCAAAATCCGATTTGTATGGGCGGCGTAGCGGCTTTACTGATGAATCTGATTATGCCGCGTGATCACGGTGAAAAAGTATATCTGACGGATGATTCGGATATTTGA
- the coaE gene encoding dephospho-CoA kinase (Dephospho-CoA kinase (CoaE) performs the final step in coenzyme A biosynthesis.): MAYWVGLTGGIGSGKSQVAAAFADAGVPVIDADVISRSLTADNGKALPEIRTQFGDDIFDQDGRLNRAQLRDLVFRRPEAKQQLEALMFPLILSEIKQQQQKYSQAVYGVIDIPLLIEQPEFMVLANRILVVDTLEQNQIERVRRRSHLEDAEIRRIMASQASRKEKLLVADDVLPNNGTIQELTGKVDRLHCYYQARFLYLSRVNL, encoded by the coding sequence ATGGCATATTGGGTAGGGCTGACTGGTGGAATTGGTAGCGGTAAATCACAGGTTGCGGCAGCTTTTGCCGATGCCGGTGTGCCTGTTATCGATGCCGATGTTATCAGCCGTTCTTTAACGGCTGATAACGGCAAAGCCTTGCCAGAAATTCGAACACAGTTCGGCGACGATATTTTTGATCAAGACGGCCGTCTGAATCGTGCACAATTACGTGATTTGGTTTTCAGACGGCCTGAAGCCAAACAGCAGTTGGAAGCTTTAATGTTTCCTTTGATTTTGTCGGAAATAAAACAACAGCAGCAGAAATATTCTCAGGCAGTTTATGGTGTGATTGACATACCGTTACTGATTGAACAGCCTGAGTTTATGGTTTTGGCTAATCGTATTTTGGTTGTTGATACCTTGGAGCAAAATCAAATCGAACGGGTACGTCGCCGCAGCCACCTTGAAGATGCTGAAATAAGGCGTATTATGGCATCACAGGCATCACGAAAAGAAAAATTATTGGTTGCCGATGATGTCTTACCAAATAATGGTACGATTCAAGAGCTGACAGGTAAAGTTGATCGGTTACACTGTTATTATCAGGCGCGGTTTTTATATTTATCCAGAGTAAATCTATGA
- a CDS encoding ArsR/SmtB family transcription factor has protein sequence METSLQHTSNVASQLKLIANPQRLDIVLLLLESELSAAEIAQATDTHVTSVSNHLNKLRSGGVVDFTRYHRVIEYRLVSPLIINVLKTIRELQNPKGPSETT, from the coding sequence ATGGAAACATCATTGCAACACACATCAAACGTGGCCTCACAGCTCAAATTAATCGCCAATCCGCAACGGTTGGATATTGTTTTGCTGCTGTTGGAAAGTGAGCTTAGTGCAGCGGAAATCGCACAAGCAACCGATACACACGTTACATCCGTATCCAATCATTTAAATAAACTACGCAGTGGCGGCGTGGTAGATTTCACTCGCTATCACCGTGTGATAGAGTATCGGCTGGTGTCACCACTGATTATCAATGTCTTAAAAACCATTCGGGAGCTACAAAACCCGAAAGGGCCGTCTGAAACAACATAA
- a CDS encoding ferredoxin--NADP reductase has product MTAAPEAKYTEETVLWVKHHTPKLMTFAITRPEAYRFAAGQFSRLGFHDGEGFIWRAYSVVSAEYADTLEYFAVLIENGSMSAKLAVLKEGDKILLDKTATGFLLPERFPDGKDLILLCTGSGIAPFLSILEQPEIWQRFEHIRLAHSVSYADELIFSDRIAALAEHPLIDEHFHKLHFVPVVTREAADGALGKRLPELLRNGELSDAMKLTFTPEDTRFMVCGNPAMVKDTFQALMDMGFAMHRNRVPGQIMMENGF; this is encoded by the coding sequence ATGACTGCTGCACCGGAAGCCAAATACACCGAAGAAACCGTATTATGGGTAAAACACCACACTCCAAAACTAATGACTTTTGCCATTACCCGCCCTGAGGCCTACCGTTTTGCCGCCGGCCAATTTTCGCGCTTGGGATTTCACGACGGCGAAGGCTTTATCTGGCGTGCGTATTCGGTGGTTTCAGCAGAGTATGCGGATACTTTGGAATATTTTGCAGTTTTGATTGAAAACGGCTCAATGTCTGCCAAGCTGGCTGTTTTAAAAGAGGGCGACAAAATACTATTGGATAAAACCGCGACCGGCTTTTTGCTGCCCGAACGCTTCCCCGATGGCAAGGATTTGATTTTGCTGTGTACCGGTTCAGGTATCGCACCGTTTTTATCGATTTTGGAGCAGCCCGAAATTTGGCAGCGGTTCGAACATATCAGATTGGCACATTCCGTTTCTTATGCCGACGAGTTGATTTTTAGCGACCGTATTGCCGCTTTGGCGGAGCACCCGCTGATTGACGAACATTTCCACAAACTGCACTTTGTGCCTGTGGTTACACGCGAAGCTGCCGATGGTGCGCTTGGCAAACGGCTGCCGGAGTTGTTGCGAAACGGCGAACTTTCCGATGCCATGAAGCTGACGTTTACACCGGAAGATACCCGCTTTATGGTATGCGGCAATCCCGCTATGGTGAAAGATACTTTCCAAGCCCTGATGGATATGGGTTTTGCCATGCACCGTAACCGTGTTCCGGGGCAGATTATGATGGAAAACGGGTTTTAA
- a CDS encoding prepilin peptidase, with protein sequence MLQAFNELAPFVVPLSILFGLLVGSFLNVVIYRVPVMMERSWTVFAKEHLGMQATEEELRPFNLIKPDSRCPKCESPVKPWQNIPVISYLLLRGRCGTCKTPISKRYPAIELLTALLFGIVAWRYGWSMVTLGGLLFTAMLVALTFIDADTQYLPDQLTLPLIWIGLLFNLNGAFVPLYSAVLGAFWGYMALWLLCYIYKLLTGKIGMGGGDFKLLAALGAWLGVGILPVLVFMSAFIGIIMAVIMKVAKGQQFAFGPSLAIAGWIIFIANDEVMALVRWWLNSSGF encoded by the coding sequence ATGTTACAAGCGTTCAACGAGCTGGCACCGTTTGTGGTGCCGCTTTCTATATTATTTGGGTTGTTGGTCGGCAGTTTTTTAAATGTGGTGATTTACCGTGTACCAGTGATGATGGAACGTAGTTGGACAGTATTTGCCAAAGAACATCTTGGTATGCAAGCAACAGAAGAAGAACTACGGCCGTTTAATTTAATCAAACCCGATTCCCGTTGCCCTAAATGCGAAAGCCCGGTTAAGCCTTGGCAGAATATTCCTGTTATTAGTTATTTGCTGCTGCGCGGTCGGTGTGGAACATGCAAGACACCGATTAGCAAACGTTATCCGGCCATAGAGTTGTTGACGGCACTATTATTCGGTATTGTGGCTTGGCGTTATGGCTGGAGTATGGTGACATTGGGCGGGTTACTTTTTACCGCCATGTTGGTGGCGTTGACTTTTATCGATGCCGATACGCAATATTTGCCCGACCAGTTAACTTTACCGTTGATATGGATCGGGTTGCTGTTTAACTTAAATGGTGCTTTTGTACCGCTTTATTCGGCGGTATTAGGCGCATTTTGGGGTTATATGGCTTTATGGCTATTGTGTTATATCTATAAACTCCTGACCGGCAAAATCGGTATGGGTGGCGGTGATTTTAAATTGTTGGCTGCTTTGGGTGCCTGGCTCGGTGTCGGTATTTTACCGGTATTGGTTTTTATGTCGGCATTTATCGGTATAATCATGGCTGTGATTATGAAGGTGGCTAAAGGCCAGCAGTTTGCATTCGGCCCCAGCTTGGCAATTGCCGGGTGGATTATTTTTATTGCCAATGACGAAGTGATGGCATTAGTTCGTTGGTGGTTGAACAGCTCAGGGTTTTAA
- a CDS encoding DNA gyrase inhibitor YacG has product MNHQKIKITCPTCRKQTEWHLDNPFRPFCSERCKLIDLGAWVDEAFAIEAEEDFQDLSPNF; this is encoded by the coding sequence ATGAACCATCAAAAAATAAAAATTACCTGTCCGACCTGTCGAAAGCAGACAGAATGGCATCTGGATAACCCGTTTCGTCCGTTTTGCAGTGAGCGGTGCAAATTGATTGATTTGGGCGCGTGGGTGGATGAAGCATTTGCAATAGAGGCAGAAGAAGATTTTCAGGATTTATCGCCGAACTTTTAA
- the dapA gene encoding 4-hydroxy-tetrahydrodipicolinate synthase has product MLKGSVVALVTPMNQDGSVNFDQLRILIDWHIENGTDAIVAVGTTGESATLPVEEHLAVIEATVRHTNKRIPVIAGTGANNTAEAIELSKATERLGADYTLSVVPYYNKPSQEGMYRHFKAIAEATSIPMILYNVPGRTVVNMSNETILRLAKIPNIIGVKEASGDIARETDLINQVPDDFAVYSGDDPTALAFMLCGGDGVISVAANVAPKEFAQMCHEAVAGNNAQARLLNKQLIPIYDVMFCEPSPAAPKWALAQLGKCNHCVRLPIVELSSDGQDKVYNALKKAKLI; this is encoded by the coding sequence ATGTTAAAAGGCAGTGTGGTTGCTCTGGTTACCCCCATGAATCAGGATGGCAGCGTCAATTTCGACCAACTCAGAATCCTCATCGACTGGCATATAGAAAACGGAACCGATGCCATTGTTGCCGTAGGTACAACCGGAGAAAGCGCGACCTTACCGGTTGAAGAACATTTGGCCGTTATCGAAGCCACTGTCCGTCATACCAATAAACGCATTCCCGTTATTGCCGGCACCGGTGCCAACAACACTGCCGAAGCCATTGAGCTTTCCAAAGCCACCGAACGTTTAGGGGCAGACTATACCCTTTCTGTTGTTCCCTACTACAACAAACCTTCTCAAGAAGGCATGTATCGGCATTTCAAAGCCATCGCCGAGGCTACATCCATTCCCATGATTCTCTACAACGTGCCTGGTCGCACCGTTGTGAATATGAGCAATGAAACCATTTTAAGACTGGCTAAAATTCCCAATATTATCGGCGTAAAAGAAGCCAGTGGCGATATCGCCCGCGAAACCGATCTGATTAACCAAGTACCCGACGACTTTGCCGTTTATTCAGGTGACGACCCTACTGCATTAGCGTTTATGCTGTGTGGCGGCGACGGTGTCATCAGTGTGGCTGCCAATGTCGCTCCTAAAGAATTTGCCCAAATGTGCCACGAAGCGGTTGCCGGCAATAATGCTCAAGCACGTTTATTAAACAAGCAATTGATTCCCATTTATGACGTTATGTTTTGCGAACCTAGTCCGGCAGCACCTAAATGGGCGCTTGCCCAATTAGGCAAATGCAACCATTGTGTCCGCCTACCCATTGTTGAACTTTCTTCAGACGGCCAAGACAAAGTATATAACGCCTTGAAAAAAGCCAAACTGATTTAA
- the bamC gene encoding outer membrane protein assembly factor BamC has product MNRIKPVILTTALISLAACSSNKQEQPQLDYQSQTRKIVSLEVPPDLTNPDQGNMYNIPAGSGAVRASDLNRRSNVQQPANQTVLQNVKGVHLERDGSQRWLVIDGKQPAEIWPLLKVFWQENGFNIQSEEPAIGQMETEWAENRAKIPQDGLRRLFERVGLGGIYSTGERDKFIIRVEQGRNNTTDVFFAHKGMIEVYADKNEDTTMWQPRPNNPNLEAAFLARFMQYLGVDAAQTEQALGNSVAATSRTASDLAKLEGNTLLLQGNYERNWRRTALALDRIGLTVIGQNTERHALLVQPAPQEGQAVTEKKPGFFKRIFGRKKAAEPVQQERPELIVYVEPVANGTRLHLLNKDGTAYQGRDASTWLSRLHTELR; this is encoded by the coding sequence ATGAACCGTATCAAACCGGTAATATTAACCACTGCACTTATCAGCCTTGCAGCCTGCTCAAGCAACAAACAAGAACAACCCCAACTGGATTATCAAAGCCAAACCCGTAAGATTGTCAGCCTTGAAGTCCCACCTGATCTGACAAATCCCGACCAAGGCAATATGTATAACATCCCGGCCGGCAGCGGTGCCGTACGTGCCAGCGATCTGAATCGTAGAAGTAATGTACAACAACCTGCCAACCAAACCGTGTTACAAAATGTCAAAGGCGTTCATTTAGAGCGTGACGGCAGCCAACGCTGGTTGGTTATCGACGGAAAACAACCTGCTGAAATTTGGCCGTTGCTGAAAGTATTCTGGCAGGAAAACGGCTTTAACATCCAATCGGAAGAACCGGCTATCGGTCAAATGGAAACCGAATGGGCCGAAAACCGTGCCAAAATCCCGCAAGACGGCCTGCGCCGTTTGTTTGAGCGTGTCGGCTTAGGTGGTATTTATTCTACGGGTGAGCGCGATAAATTTATTATCCGTGTCGAGCAAGGTAGAAACAATACGACCGATGTATTCTTTGCCCATAAAGGCATGATAGAAGTTTATGCCGATAAAAATGAAGACACGACCATGTGGCAGCCCCGCCCCAATAACCCTAATCTTGAAGCTGCGTTCCTTGCCCGCTTTATGCAATACTTGGGTGTAGATGCCGCACAAACTGAACAAGCTTTGGGAAATAGCGTCGCCGCAACATCACGCACTGCTTCTGATTTAGCTAAGCTCGAAGGCAATACGCTGTTGTTACAAGGTAACTATGAACGAAACTGGCGCCGTACCGCATTGGCACTTGACCGCATCGGCTTAACCGTTATCGGTCAAAATACAGAACGCCATGCATTGTTGGTTCAACCTGCCCCTCAAGAAGGCCAAGCAGTTACCGAAAAAAAACCCGGCTTTTTCAAACGTATCTTTGGTAGAAAAAAAGCAGCCGAACCGGTACAACAAGAACGGCCGGAATTAATCGTTTATGTTGAACCGGTTGCAAACGGAACCCGTTTGCATCTATTAAATAAAGATGGTACAGCCTATCAAGGGCGCGATGCATCAACTTGGTTGAGCCGGCTTCATACTGAATTACGCTAA